The nucleotide window GTCGAGTTCCGCCCGTACGCCCTTCCCGGTGATCGATTCGAAATCGTCGATCTCGCGCTCGGCGACGCCCGCGCCCCCGGCCTCGGCGACGATGGCCTCGCCGATCGGGTGCTCGCTGCGCTTTTCGAGCCCGCGCGCACATCGGAGAACGTCCTCCTCGGTGTTGCCGTTGAGCGAAACGACGTCGGTGACGGTGAGTTCGCCCTTCGTGAGCGTCCCAGTTTTATCGAACGCCACCACGTCGACCGCGCCCATCGCTTCGAGGTGGTTGCCACCCTTGATGAGCACGCCGTTGTCCGCGGCGCTCGTGATGCCCGACACCACGGAGACGGGCGTCGAGATGACGAACGCGCACGGGCACGCGAGCACCAGCAGGGTGAGACCGTGGACGACGGCCGTCGACCACGTCGTTCCGAGGACGAACGGACTGCCGAGCGTGACGAGGACGGCAAACGCGACGACGACGGGCGTGTACCACGCCGAAAATCGCTCGACGAACTGCTCGCGCTCGGTCTTGTTCGACTGGGCGTCCTCGACCATCTCCACGATCCGTGAGAGGGTGTTGTCCGCGGCCCCGGAGGTGACCTGCACTTCGAGATAGCCCTCCTCGTTGATCGTCCCCGCGTACACCTCGTCGCCAGTCGTCTTGTCGACCGGGACGCTCTCGCCGGTGATCGGGGCCTGATTGACCGCGCTCTCGCCCTCGACGACGTCGCCGTCCATCGGGATCTTCTCGCCCGGGCGCACCACTACGACCTCGCCGACCGATACCTCGTCGACCGGGATCGTTTCCTCGTCGCCATCGTCCCGCTTGACGGTCGCCTCGTCCGGCGAGAGATCCATCAGCTCCTGAAGCGAGTTGCGGGCCTGATCCATCGAGGAGCGTTCGAGCAGTTCGGCGATACTGAACAGGAACGCGAGCGTCGCGGCCTCGAAGTAGAGCGCTTCGCCGAACGCGAGGCTTGCGACCAGCGCGCCGAGGATGGCGACCGACATCAGGAAGTCGATGTCGAGATTGAGATTTCGCACCGAGTAGTAGCCGTTCCGGAGGATCTCCTGGCCGCCGAACACGACCCCGATCAGGAAGAGGATGTCCGCGACGAACAGCTCGCTTCCGAGAACCGTCACGACGGCGGCGTTCTGCGCCCCGAGAACGAACTCGAAGAGCAGTCCGAGCCCGAGGAAGCCACCGCTGATCCAGGTCTTGATCGCGCGCGTGCTCGTCCAGATGCTGTCGTTCGTATCGCTCCCGTCGCTCGATCCCTCGCTTGCGGCGTCGGTGACGGTGTAGCCGGCGCTCTCGATGGCCTCGACGAGTTCGCTCTCGCCTGTTGTCGCCGCGTCGTAGGTGACGGCTACGTTCCCAGTCGTCGACTGGGTCTCGTACGAGGAGATACCGGTAATCCGATCGAGCGCGTTCTCGACCTTGCCCGCACAGGAAGGACAGTCTATGTCCGGGACCGAGAGCGTCGTGGTCGTCGTACCCGATTCCTCGACGGTGTAACCGGCCTTCTCGATTCGGTCGGTGATCGCATCGCGGCTCGTTCGGTCGTCGAAGGCGACGGTGAGCGTGCCGGTCGTCACTTGCGGGTCGACGCCGTCGATCCCGTCGAGTTTCCGGACGCTGCGTTCGACCTTCCCTGCACACGAGGGACAGTCCATGTCGGGAACCGAGAGCTGAACGACGCTTTCCTCGTCTATCGAAGTCGAAATCGGCGGGTCGTCCTGAACACTGGCTTCGCGGTCGGGATCGTCGTGCCCGTCGGATGGCGGGCCGATCCCGTCCTCCGACCGATCGGATGCGTCCATTACCGACGCTACGGGATGCCTTTTTATTAACCTAACTGCTAAAATAGCGGCCGCTAATAATAGTGATTATGAACGAAAGCGGAACGGAGTAACAACCCGCCGTTCAGCCCGATTCTTCGGCGTTGACTGCCATCACGGGAACGTTTGTCTCGCGGATGACTCGTTCGGTGACGTCATCAGAACCTTCGGGTTCTGATTGGCTCACGGGAGCCAGCTCCCGTGAACGCTGCCGAGGAGCCGATGCTGGAGCCCGGTGCGGCCGTGCGTTCCCATCACGACGAGATCGATCCCGTTCTCGGCGGCGTACTCGGGGATCCGTCGATCGGGCGCTCCTTCGAGGATCTCTGTGACGAGTTCGACGCCGACATCCGCTGTCACGGCTTCGACCTCCGCGAGGACTCGTGTCGCGGTCTCGCGGCCGACCTCCCAGAGCGCGTCGTGGACCTCGACCTTCGAGACCGTCATCCAGCTCTTGTCGGTGTCGACGACGAACAGCGCGTGGAGCGTCGCGTCGTACCGATCGGCGAGATCGAGCGCGTGCCGGACCGCAGCGGCTGCGGGCTCGCTGCCGTCGGTCGGGACGAGGATGCGATCGTACATGTCAGTTGCGGCCTCCGATCCGTCCGATCGATCGTCGGCCGTCGACGCCCGTCATCCGAGCACCCCGAAGCCGAACTGCGCGTACGGCCAGAAGTAGTAGACGAGAATCCCGACGAGGACGCCGGGAATCGTCGTGTAGATCGTGGCGATGATCGCGGCCTTCAGATCGATCGCCAGCAGCGGGAACAGCGCGTCGCCGTCCTGACTGATGGCGTTCGCCACGAGCGCCGAGAACGGGATCGCCTCTTCGAGGGCGTACAGCTGCGCGAACACGATGTGTGCCGCACAGCCGGGGATCAGTCCGAGCACCGCGCCCGCGATCGGTGCGAAGATGCCTGCGGCCGCCGCGAGCGCCTGGATCTCGACGCCGGTGAGCAGGAGACCGTACTCGTAGAGCAGGTAGCCAGCGATGACCCAGACCGTGACCATCGCTGTCTCCATCGCGGCGTGCTGGAAGGTGTTGTAGAGGCTCTCGAACGAGTCGCGAACGCGACCGGTCTCACCCTCGCCGATGTAGTGGCGACCGACGAAGTAGAGGTAGAACGACAGCGTGGTGCCGACGAGCCCGGTGATCGTGAACAGACCGTCGTAGGTGGCCGCGACCTCCCACGCGGGCTCCTGTGCACCCTTCGCGAGATACAGCACGCCGGCGACGAGCGCGCCCGCGAGAACGACCCACCAGAGAACGTGGATCGCGTGGCTGACGCGTTCGAGCAGCCGGGACTGGGACAGGTAGCTCGGGAGATCGCCGCCGTGATCGTGGTCGTGATCGTGACCGTCCGGGCCGTCGTAGTCGGCGATGCTCGGACCGCCGTCGGCGACGCTCGTCGTCGCGAACCCGCCGTCAGTCATCGGACGGCCGATGCGCTCGACCGCGTTGTCGACGTAGCCGACGCCGAGCCCGAAGATATCGATCGCGTAGCCGAACAGCACCGCCGCGACGAACGCCATCCCGTAGGCGTACAGCGCCGCCTCGGGTGCGAGCGCGAGGATGATGAACGCCGAGTCACCGGCGGTCGCCGCGAGCGCCGCGACGACGGTACCGAAACTGACCGTCCCGCGGATGTAGAGTGGCATGGCGATGATCGCGCCGCCACAGCCCGGCGTGAGCCCGAGCAGCGCGCCGGTGAGCGGCTGGGCGCGCTCGTTTTCCTGAAGCCACGTGGTGAGGCGGCCATCGAAGCGATACTGGACGAGGCTGAACAGCAGGATCGTCGCACCGACGAATCCCGAGACCTGCACGAAACCTTCGCGCCACGAGCCGACGAGGATCTCGAAAACCTCCGGCAGGCCGAGTTGAAGCAGGATCATCAGCCAGGGGACCCCTCGGATCGGGTGCGACGGTCGAGTCGGGAAGCGATACACTCGCTCGATCGAGAGTTGTCGTTCATTCGCAGGCGACTGTGAATGAGCGAAGGCAATAAAGATTTGTATCTAAATCGTGTATTAGTAGTCACTAATAGCGATAGGGAGTCTCTCAAAACCGTCGGCGGTTTCTCAACACAGCCTGGATAATACGAAAACGGACTTCTGGCGTCGAGTGAACTACCGAGTGATGACGGTTCTTCCGAGGATTTGCGGGGTAGAGCGATAATTGCCGAGATCGTCGAGACCCATCCATGGGTGCTATTCTAGAAGAGCAAAAGAAATAAATTAGTATATCCTAATAATCGGGCAGGAGGTGAAACACGATCGTTGGACACGCCACATAGAACGGCTCGAACACTCGTGTGTTGACACATCTGTCTACACCAGTGTGCCTCTACCGAAATGAGTGAAATTCTGCATTCCCTAGCGTTTCGTTCTCGATACTCGTCCTCCAGCGACCGCGATCGAACCGATACGATACTGTGAGTGGCCGACATCTGATTCCGACGAACGATCCATTAGCGGCCGCAGTGGTGTGGCTGCTGGCAACTGTCATGATAGCTCGATCGCAGGAATGGTCCGACACGACGGGCAGACGACCCCGTCCATGCTAGCCGACCAACGACATCTCGTTGTCCGACGGGGCAGTGTCGAGTTCGCGGACGTACATGCTGGTGGTGATCTCGTCGGGGAGCGAGACCGTCTCACCGCCATCGCTCGGCGCGACAGTCATCAGTCCAAAGGGAGCGATCTCGGTGATTGCGAGCTGTGTCCCGGGCGTGATACCGGCATCGGCGAGATAGGAAAGCACCTCCGAATCGCTGTCGGCGACCTGTGTGACGACGACCGTCTCGCCCTCACTGCAGTCGGCGAGCGTTGCATCGTCGTCCGCGGTCGGTTCGAGATCCTCGGTCGGGATCGGCGCGCCGTGGGGGTCGGCGCTGGGGTCGCCGAGAGCGGCCGCGAGCTTGGTTTCGAGGCGCTCGCTGATGTGGTGTTCGAGCCGATCGGCCTCCTCGTGGACCTCCGCCCAGTCGTAGCCCAGTTGCTCTGTCAGAAACAGTTCGAGCAGTCGATGATGGCGGATCGTTTCGAGCGCGACCAGTTCGCCCTCGGCGGTCAGCTGGACGCCTTTGTACTCCTCGCGCTCGGCGAGGTCAGCGTCTTCGAGGCGCTTGGTCGTCGCCGTCACCGTTGGAGGCGTGACGCCGAGCGAATCGGCGATCGCCGACGTGGAGACGGGCTCGTCGCCCTCATGGAGCTGGTAGATCGCTTTGAGATAGTCCTCGGATGTCGCGCTTGGCATATCGTTCCCTTGGTTGTCGAGATACTAAATCGTTGTTGTGAAGCATCTAAACGTGGCGAAAGAGGAGAACGCGGATGGTCGGTGGTGAAAGGGAGCGACCGGCTCCGACTCACGCCCAGCGAGACGAGTGATACAGCACGGCCAACACGTACAGCATCACGATCGTGAAGAAGACCGTGAGCATGAACATCTGGAACGTGACCTCAGGGACCGTGAGGGCTGGTTCTGCATCGATCGGTAGACGTGCCGACGTGACGAGCCTCATGCGTCATAACTGTGTTTACAGACGAATCCTATAATTGTTCCCCCCAAAATATTTGATTAGCTATGACTAACAATGATGGGTCAGTAGTCGTACATCGATTCGCTGAGGGAGAGAATACGAGGTCCGTCGTCCGGTATGTCGGCTCGTCAGCTATCGCTTGCGGTGGGATCCGGATGAAACGAACGATGTCGGGAACAATGGAAACAGTCAGTATCGGTGAACGATAGGAATTATAATCACGAAAACCGCTCGAAATCCGTATTTTTATCACGAACCAGCTTCTAAACGCGATACAAGGAACGATTCGTTATGATCAACGAAACACTGGTGATTGGTGGTGACGGGTCGGTGGGGGAGACACTCGCTCGCCGACTCGCACACGGTTCGGCCGTCGTGCTATTTCTCGGGGAGGACGAACACGCCGTCGAACGCGCGACGGCGGCGGGTGTCGACGCCTGTCTGGCCGATCCGAGCGAGACGGCCACGCTCGACCGCGAGGCGATCGAGTCGATGGGCACCGCCATCGTCGCCTCGCGGACGGACAGACGGAACCTGCTGATCGCACAGCTGCTGGGATGCCGCCGGACCGAGCGCATCATCGCACTCGTCAACGACCCGCGGAACGTCGACGCGTTCGCCGCGGCCGGGATCGAGCCGGTGTGTGCCGCGACCACGCTGGCCTCCGCACTCGCCAGACAGCACCATGACGGCAAGCGTCCCGAGATCGAGCGGCAGTCAGAACAGGCGACGGGGGAGTCGTCGACCGGGCAATCCCCGAAAGGGTCGGCCGACGGATCGGAGTGCGAACGGCTCCGATCGGACGGAACGGGTGGTGATCGCTAGTGCCAAAGAGCCTCGAACGCGATCTCGGGCTGTTCTCGGTGCTCGCCATCAGCATCGGCGCGATGATCGGCAGCGGGATCTTCATCCTCCCCGCGGTAGCCGTCGAGTACGCGGGACCGGCGGTCGTGATCGCCTACGTCCTGGCCGGGCTGGTCGTCCTCCCCGCGGCGCTCTCGAAGTCGGAGATGGCGACGGCGATGCCCGAATCCGGCGGCACCTATCTGTTCATCGAGCGCGGCATGGGGCCGTTGCTGGGGACGGTCGCCGGCATCGGTACCTGGTTCTCGCTGTCGTTTAAGGGTGGGCTGGCGCTGGTGGGTGGGGTGCCGTATCTCCTCTACCTGTTCGACGTCCCGCCGTCGATCACGACGCCGCTGGCGCTCACCCTCGCCGTGATTCTCGTCCTCGTCAACCTGTTCGGCGCGAAACAGACCGGTCGCATCCAGGTGATCATCGTCGCGATCATGCTCGCGGCGCTCGGCTGGTTCGTCGTCGGCGGGGTGCCGTCGGTACGGCCGGCGAACTACGCGGGCGTCTTCGAGACCAGCGCCGGCGGGATCCTCGCGGCCACCGGGCTCGTGTTCGTCTCGTACGCGGGCGTGACGAAGGTCGCGAGCGTCGCCGAGGAGATCGAGAACCCCGGCCGGAACATCCCGCTGGGCATTCTCGGCTCGCTCGGGTTCACCACGCTGCTGTACGCGCTCATCGTGATCGTCATGCTCGGCGTCACCGACACGGCGGCGATCGCCGCCTCCGAGGCACCGATGGCGGTCGCCGCGGAGGCCGCACTCGGTCCGGCGGGCGTTCTCGTCGTCGTGATGGCGGCGCTGCTCGCGCTCGTGAGCACCGCCAACGCCGGTATCCTCTCCTCATCGCGCTACCCGTTCGCGATGAGCCGCGACGGATTGGTGCCCCCCTCGCTCGGCGAGATCAGCGAGCGTTTCGGCACGCCGAGCACGTCGATCACGCTCACCGGCGTCGTGTTGCTCGTCCTCATCGCGTTCGTCCCGCTCGAGAGCATCGCCAAACTCGCGAGCGCGTTCCAGATCCTCGTGTTCGTCCTCGTCAACGTCGCGCTGATCGCGTTCCGCCGCGGCACGATGACCTACGAACCGACGTTCGAATCGCCGTTCTACCCCTGGATGCAAGCGTTCGGCGTCGTCGGCGGGCTCGTTTTGCTCACGCAGATGGGAACCATCCCGCTCGCCGGGGCCGTCCTCATCACGGCCGGCAGCGTCGCGTGGTATCTCTGGTACGCCCGCGATCGCGTCGAACGCGAGGGCGCGGCCGTCGACGCGGTCCGCCGCGAGGTCGGACGGCAGGCCGTCGAACGGACACGGGACGCGATCGCCCCGACGGAGGGCTACGAGGCGCTCGTCGCGGTGCCGGAGGGAACGGCCCCTTCACACGAGGAGACACTCGTCGGCGTCGCGGCGGATCTCGCAGCACCCCAGTACGGCGCGGTATCGGTCGTCCGGTTCGACGAGGTAGCCGACCAGGTGCCGCTCGAAGCCGCCACCGAACGGTCGGGTGCCGACATCGAGTTCGAGGAGCGGACGGACGCGCTCGCGGCCGAGCTCGACGTGCCGGTGCACGTCGGCGAGATCGTCAGCCACGACACCCGCCACGCGCTGGCGAACTACGTCGACGAGCACGACGTGGACACGCTCGTGATCGAGCGCCAGCCGTCACGCCGGCGCGAACGGCTGTTCGATGCGGACGACGAGTGGGTGCTCGCCCACACTGGCTGTGATGCCGTCGTCGTCGACAACGCCGCGGCGAACCCCGAGATCGAAACCGTGACCGTGCTGACCGACGACGGCCCTCACGATCCGGCGAAGATTGCCGTCGCCGACGCGGTGGCGGCGGCACACGACGCGGCGATCGTCCTGGAATACGCCCGCGACGCGTCCGTTTCCGACGAACAGCGCCGAACGATCGCCGACTACCACGAGGAGATCGCGGCACTCTGTTCGGTGCCCGTCAGGACGGCGCTCGTCAGCCCCGACGGTGGTTCGGGGGATCTTGAAAGCGACGACGCCGACGTGCTGGTCGTCGGGACGGACGCCCAGTCGCTCGCCGATGGCACCGACGGACCCGTCCTCGTCGTGCGTCCGCGCGAGGAGAGTATGCCGGGGCGGATCGGGCGCGCGCTCGAAGGGCGGCTACTGTAGGTCGAACGGCAAACGCTTTCCCGAGCGGCGATACCTTCTCGGAGTATGCCACCGCGCGAACTCGACGAGCTGGACGAGTACGTCGTCTTCCGACTCCAGGCGGACAGTCACGGAACGTCGGCGGCCGAGATCGCCGAGGACTACGGCGTCTCGCCGAGCACGGTCCGCAAACGCATCGCCCGTCTCGAGGACGAGGAGATCATCCGTGGCGCACATCTCGATATCGATTACGAACGCGCGGGCTACCAGCTGTTCACCAGCATCTTCTGTACCGCACCGATCCCCGAGCGCGAAGCGCTCGCCCGCGAGGCGCTGACGATCTCCGGCGTCGTCTCGGCCCGTGAGCTGATGACCGGTGAGGAGAACATCCAGATCGGTGCCGTCGGCCGCGACGGCGACGATCTCAGCCGCATCAACCGTGATCTCGCCGCGCTCGGCCTCGAGATCGTCGACGAGGAACTCATCCACAACGAGTACACCGGCCCGCTCCAGTGGTTCGATAAGGACGACGAACCGGAAACGAACGAATGATATACCGCAGTATCCGCGCTCGGTGAGCGTGCAGACCTCGATGCTGGCGAAGGAGACGGCTATGCGGCGCTTTTGTATCCATCACCGATACGAACCGTCCCGCTGCACACCGATCGGCGATCGGGAGAACATCCCATCGTTCGCGATATAGCAGACAACCCGCCGATACGTTTAGGATACTACAGTTCGTGTGACCGGACATGCCCGACGAAACGATCACGGTCGAAAACGAGCAAATCACGGCGGATGCCGACTTCGTTCGAGGGTCGTCGGGGGCATCGATAGCGTCCACCGAATCGACGGGACGCTCGGCCCGTGCGGTGGTACTGTTCGAACTGATCGAGGGTCCGACGTCCGCTCGGGCGATCGGTGATGGCACGTCCCTCTCCACCGGACAGGCCTCACAAGCGCTGAGCGATCTGGAAAAACGCGATATCGTCGAGGTGCTCGTTCCCAAGGACGGCTCCGACGGATCGATTTTCGGCGTGCTGCCACGGGGCGAGAAGGCAGCAGTGAACCTCGAGAAGTAACGCGGCAATATCTGTTTGGTGCAATTCGTTCGTCGAAACCGGCGGTCGCGATCCAGTACGATGGACGATCGGATTGTGAAAATCCACTGTAACGGGCGATAGGAGGAGAGAGGATGGCGCACGACCGGTTCTCGATGGGTTCTCTCCGACAGTAGCAGCGATCGGCAGTTTCTATTCCGTCGCTGAGCGGTAAGGATTAGCAAAGAATGATTTATATGATTCGGCTCTGTCGCCTTCTACCGAAGGATGGACGTGAAGAGAGCATGCCACGCAGTCCGGCGGCGTGAGGTGCGGCGACGGATCGCGAGATCACGGGCTCCAGCAACGGTGACGAGCTGGCGATCGCGTGACGGGGTTCACCGATCGATCGACGGCTGACGCGCCGAGCCAGCGCTCTCTAGACGGGAGTCCGTCTTTCGAGAAGTGAGCAGTCGACCATCACACCACCACACAGATGCCACGCAACGACAGCGGAAACGGACGAAGGGAGAACGGACAGCAAAGCGCATTTCCGATCGATCGACGATCGTATCTGGTCGCCGCAGGGGCTGCGGTCGGCCTGGGCGGGGTGGCCGCTCGGGAGGCCAGTGCCGCCACGGAACGGCGGGGAATACGGTTCGATCGGGTCGTCGACGTGGTCGAGGACGCCGATTGTGATCCGACGGGCGGCACACCGTGTGACGAAGCGCTCCGAGCGGCCGCCGCGGACAACACACTGTTGAAATTTCCCGAGGGAACGTACAAACTGACCGAACAGAACGTCGTTCTCGGGAAGACGAATCTCGGATTCCTCGGCGAGGGCGACGTCCGGTTCACGGTGCCGGGAGGGTTCAACGAGAAAGTGCTCGTCGTCGACAACGGCACGGGGCTGCTCTTCGAGAACATCGATCTCGATCTGACTGCCGACGGTGCGACGCCGGGGCTCCATTTCGGGGCCGACAGCGATCTCGAAGTGCACGACGTCGAGTTCGTCGGCCAGGGGATCCACCCGGACAGCGATCCCCGAGATGGGGGCAACGGCAATCCCGACGTCACCAACGCGTTCACACCGATCGTCAGATCGCCCGACGGTACGGGCAACGTCAGCAACGTCGTCGCGAAAAACGACGGACTGATGGGTGCGTACAATGCCGGTGACGGCCGCGTCGGCGTCTGGATCGGTGTTACCACACAAGGGACGATCACACTCAAGAACTGCCGGTTCGAGGGATTTCCCAACAACGGGCTCTACTGTAGCCGGACGAACGGTGTCGTCCGGATCGAGGGCGGCGAATTCAGCAACAACGACATCTCGCAGGTTCGCATCGGCAGCGAGGGAAGCTACGTCGACGGTGGAACGCTGACGGTCGACGCCGGAGCGAGCGCCAGCCCCAATCCGAACGACATGCTCAACGGTCGCGGCGTGCGCCTCGAAGTCGGCTCGCTCGATACGGCCGGCCCGGAGGTCAGAAACTGCGACATCACCATCGCCGACGTTCCCCATTCCGGTGGCGGGGTGGTCGCATCGGGCGACATCGGCTCCTTCGCGGCGCTCGACACGCGGATCAACGTCGGCCCTGCCGGCGTCCGGGGCGTGCTGGCGAAGGACCCGACCGGCGGGAGCTACACGACGGATCCACCGTACGACGGCACGCTCCGGAACGTCAGCGTCACGGGGGCCGTCGGTGATACCGCGGCGATCGAACTCCGCAAGCGCCCCGAATCCATTATCGATGGCTGCTGTGTGCAGACCGACGGTGATGGCGTCGAGATCGTCGATTCCGATGGCGCGGTCGTCCGGAACTCGACGCTCAACGTGGCGGGCCAACCGGTCGTGACCGAGAACGCCACGATC belongs to Halococcus qingdaonensis and includes:
- a CDS encoding heavy metal translocating P-type ATPase encodes the protein MDASDRSEDGIGPPSDGHDDPDREASVQDDPPISTSIDEESVVQLSVPDMDCPSCAGKVERSVRKLDGIDGVDPQVTTGTLTVAFDDRTSRDAITDRIEKAGYTVEESGTTTTTLSVPDIDCPSCAGKVENALDRITGISSYETQSTTGNVAVTYDAATTGESELVEAIESAGYTVTDAASEGSSDGSDTNDSIWTSTRAIKTWISGGFLGLGLLFEFVLGAQNAAVVTVLGSELFVADILFLIGVVFGGQEILRNGYYSVRNLNLDIDFLMSVAILGALVASLAFGEALYFEAATLAFLFSIAELLERSSMDQARNSLQELMDLSPDEATVKRDDGDEETIPVDEVSVGEVVVVRPGEKIPMDGDVVEGESAVNQAPITGESVPVDKTTGDEVYAGTINEEGYLEVQVTSGAADNTLSRIVEMVEDAQSNKTEREQFVERFSAWYTPVVVAFAVLVTLGSPFVLGTTWSTAVVHGLTLLVLACPCAFVISTPVSVVSGITSAADNGVLIKGGNHLEAMGAVDVVAFDKTGTLTKGELTVTDVVSLNGNTEEDVLRCARGLEKRSEHPIGEAIVAEAGGAGVAEREIDDFESITGKGVRAELDGTPHFAGKPGLFDDLGFDLSHVHATTDGGVVTETTRQLCERNDCLDLLEETVPELQSEGKTVVLVGTEDELEGVVAVADEVRDEAKRTVARLQELGVEHTVMLTGDNDRTARAIAEEVGVDEHRAELLPDEKVEAIDELVDDYDGVAMIGDGINDAPALATATVGVAMGAAGTDTALETADIALMGDDLAKLPYLYELANDANGVIRQNIVGSLLFKAGLAVAVPFGYVPIWLAVLAGDAGMTVGVTGNAMRLSRIRPDE
- a CDS encoding universal stress protein is translated as MYDRILVPTDGSEPAAAAVRHALDLADRYDATLHALFVVDTDKSWMTVSKVEVHDALWEVGRETATRVLAEVEAVTADVGVELVTEILEGAPDRRIPEYAAENGIDLVVMGTHGRTGLQHRLLGSVHGSWLP
- a CDS encoding putative manganese transporter, producing MILLQLGLPEVFEILVGSWREGFVQVSGFVGATILLFSLVQYRFDGRLTTWLQENERAQPLTGALLGLTPGCGGAIIAMPLYIRGTVSFGTVVAALAATAGDSAFIILALAPEAALYAYGMAFVAAVLFGYAIDIFGLGVGYVDNAVERIGRPMTDGGFATTSVADGGPSIADYDGPDGHDHDHDHGGDLPSYLSQSRLLERVSHAIHVLWWVVLAGALVAGVLYLAKGAQEPAWEVAATYDGLFTITGLVGTTLSFYLYFVGRHYIGEGETGRVRDSFESLYNTFQHAAMETAMVTVWVIAGYLLYEYGLLLTGVEIQALAAAAGIFAPIAGAVLGLIPGCAAHIVFAQLYALEEAIPFSALVANAISQDGDALFPLLAIDLKAAIIATIYTTIPGVLVGILVYYFWPYAQFGFGVLG
- a CDS encoding metal-dependent transcriptional regulator, which produces MPSATSEDYLKAIYQLHEGDEPVSTSAIADSLGVTPPTVTATTKRLEDADLAEREEYKGVQLTAEGELVALETIRHHRLLELFLTEQLGYDWAEVHEEADRLEHHISERLETKLAAALGDPSADPHGAPIPTEDLEPTADDDATLADCSEGETVVVTQVADSDSEVLSYLADAGITPGTQLAITEIAPFGLMTVAPSDGGETVSLPDEITTSMYVRELDTAPSDNEMSLVG
- a CDS encoding NAD-binding protein, giving the protein MINETLVIGGDGSVGETLARRLAHGSAVVLFLGEDEHAVERATAAGVDACLADPSETATLDREAIESMGTAIVASRTDRRNLLIAQLLGCRRTERIIALVNDPRNVDAFAAAGIEPVCAATTLASALARQHHDGKRPEIERQSEQATGESSTGQSPKGSADGSECERLRSDGTGGDR
- a CDS encoding amino acid permease, yielding MPKSLERDLGLFSVLAISIGAMIGSGIFILPAVAVEYAGPAVVIAYVLAGLVVLPAALSKSEMATAMPESGGTYLFIERGMGPLLGTVAGIGTWFSLSFKGGLALVGGVPYLLYLFDVPPSITTPLALTLAVILVLVNLFGAKQTGRIQVIIVAIMLAALGWFVVGGVPSVRPANYAGVFETSAGGILAATGLVFVSYAGVTKVASVAEEIENPGRNIPLGILGSLGFTTLLYALIVIVMLGVTDTAAIAASEAPMAVAAEAALGPAGVLVVVMAALLALVSTANAGILSSSRYPFAMSRDGLVPPSLGEISERFGTPSTSITLTGVVLLVLIAFVPLESIAKLASAFQILVFVLVNVALIAFRRGTMTYEPTFESPFYPWMQAFGVVGGLVLLTQMGTIPLAGAVLITAGSVAWYLWYARDRVEREGAAVDAVRREVGRQAVERTRDAIAPTEGYEALVAVPEGTAPSHEETLVGVAADLAAPQYGAVSVVRFDEVADQVPLEAATERSGADIEFEERTDALAAELDVPVHVGEIVSHDTRHALANYVDEHDVDTLVIERQPSRRRERLFDADDEWVLAHTGCDAVVVDNAAANPEIETVTVLTDDGPHDPAKIAVADAVAAAHDAAIVLEYARDASVSDEQRRTIADYHEEIAALCSVPVRTALVSPDGGSGDLESDDADVLVVGTDAQSLADGTDGPVLVVRPREESMPGRIGRALEGRLL
- a CDS encoding Lrp/AsnC family transcriptional regulator, producing MPPRELDELDEYVVFRLQADSHGTSAAEIAEDYGVSPSTVRKRIARLEDEEIIRGAHLDIDYERAGYQLFTSIFCTAPIPEREALAREALTISGVVSARELMTGEENIQIGAVGRDGDDLSRINRDLAALGLEIVDEELIHNEYTGPLQWFDKDDEPETNE
- a CDS encoding MarR family transcriptional regulator, with the protein product MPDETITVENEQITADADFVRGSSGASIASTESTGRSARAVVLFELIEGPTSARAIGDGTSLSTGQASQALSDLEKRDIVEVLVPKDGSDGSIFGVLPRGEKAAVNLEK